One Actinomyces respiraculi DNA window includes the following coding sequences:
- a CDS encoding EsaB/YukD family protein: MIPYTRVTVIAPDRRAEMVLPSDEPVGLHLPALLHLLGTTSGTDLPALQLVRADASVLDPEQDLATQHVRDGEILRLMPDDDVPPPAEVSDVTGILTSVTDHHPWRWKETDRLLGTGALTLIVSAYLAHVLLGTTPGADSRSMVAIGTLGLVVLAIGAAVTRMNGLPHERALTLPGAGVLVQCVGVGLLTRPVLAWYTTDNPVAAVLAVAVALALIATGLRHEGWIAGAVLAVGFTAAWLLLEDLSLRPLMSAGLLGTSALVILGIVPWAALLVSGTSHLDDEALAGRLPRRSRVDLAVRRSHDAMAAAVLACAAATAWSTHLLIQGAGLWPMTLAVVLVIGVLLRSRAFPLRLEVLALWASALPAFAALPDSTVKVLVVAGAALAAAGLSLYRPAAHNRVRLRQLGNRLETLTVIATLPLLCGMQGLYTHLLTVFS; encoded by the coding sequence ATGATCCCGTACACGCGCGTGACCGTCATCGCCCCGGACCGCCGAGCCGAGATGGTCCTGCCCTCCGACGAGCCCGTCGGCCTCCACCTGCCCGCCTTGCTCCACCTGCTCGGCACGACCAGCGGGACCGACCTGCCCGCCCTACAACTCGTCAGAGCCGACGCCAGCGTCCTCGACCCCGAGCAGGACCTCGCCACCCAGCACGTGCGCGACGGCGAGATCCTGCGACTCATGCCCGACGACGACGTCCCCCCGCCCGCCGAGGTCTCCGACGTCACCGGGATCCTCACCTCCGTCACCGACCACCATCCGTGGCGGTGGAAGGAGACCGACCGACTCCTGGGCACCGGCGCCCTCACCCTCATCGTCAGCGCCTACCTCGCCCACGTGCTCCTCGGCACCACGCCGGGAGCCGACAGCAGGAGCATGGTCGCCATCGGCACGCTCGGCCTCGTCGTCCTCGCCATCGGCGCCGCCGTCACCCGCATGAACGGCCTGCCGCACGAGCGCGCCCTGACGCTGCCGGGCGCCGGAGTCCTCGTCCAGTGCGTCGGCGTCGGCCTGCTTACCCGGCCCGTCCTCGCCTGGTACACCACCGACAACCCGGTGGCCGCCGTCCTCGCCGTCGCCGTCGCCCTCGCCCTCATCGCCACTGGCCTCCGGCACGAGGGGTGGATCGCCGGGGCGGTGCTCGCCGTCGGCTTCACCGCGGCATGGTTGCTGCTGGAGGACCTCTCCTTGCGCCCGCTCATGAGCGCGGGGCTCCTGGGGACGAGCGCTCTCGTCATCCTCGGCATCGTCCCCTGGGCCGCGCTCCTCGTCTCGGGTACCTCCCACCTCGACGACGAAGCCCTGGCCGGGCGTCTTCCCCGGCGCTCGCGCGTCGACCTCGCCGTACGGCGCTCGCACGACGCCATGGCCGCAGCCGTCCTCGCCTGCGCCGCTGCCACCGCCTGGTCGACCCACCTCCTTATCCAGGGCGCCGGGCTCTGGCCGATGACGCTGGCCGTCGTGCTCGTCATCGGGGTCCTACTGCGCTCACGGGCCTTCCCCCTGCGCCTGGAGGTCCTCGCTTTGTGGGCGTCGGCCCTCCCCGCCTTCGCCGCCCTGCCCGACAGCACGGTCAAGGTGCTCGTCGTCGCAGGCGCAGCCCTGGCCGCCGCGGGCCTGAGCCTGTACCGCCCGGCCGCGCACAACCGGGTCCGCCTGCGCCAACTCGGCAACCGTCTCGAGACCCTCACCGTCATCGCCACGCTCCCGCTCCTGTGCGGGATGCAGGGGCTCTACACCCACCTGCTCACCGTCTTCTCATGA
- the eccCa gene encoding type VII secretion protein EccCa — protein MIDVIHRPGRIVPPALPPEPVVVPDPPQLTDTGSGQGFPFQMLVPLLGAGSSMLMMTVMRANPVFALLGAVMMVITAVAMISALLSRRFSAARTRSAKREQYLDKLLTANEEATALANELRRALTVSHPGPQALARLATAPERRWERRRYHPDFLSLRVGVGDIPVTLATASPSTTPTETDPVLKDQARAIVDAHCLLRTAPAVVDLDSAGIVSVVGPVDVTRTLARSLVVQAAVLHAPEDLRIALAYDTADADAWDSVSRLPHLRMHGVFDGPVAMRRTAPDVEQLSVLLKPELAAISQQVTQYPSIASAGHTTGPRTLAVIEDDGAAHELTLPDSGVRSADLGITELHLVTDRLNEPSDPSVRLTARPDGTVLIEDLREHEDARALTAASLVCTPEPLGPAIAEGIVRTLTPLSLGRVAEREDASAESTSLEDLLGVEDPRAIDIARAWAPRSARDFLRVPIGSDDSGRPLLLDLKESAQLGQGPHGLCVGATGSGKSELLRTLVTALATTHSPEDLAMILVDYKGGAAFAPFETLPHVVGLMDNLADDPGLTERAHASIQGEVVRRQRQLRDAGSSPDIGHYRRLRAQHPEMAPMPHLFLIIDEFGELLTANPDFVDLLLTIGRIGRSIGVHLLLSSQRIEGGKLRGLDTYLSYRICLRTFTESESSTVIGTNDAFHLPSSPGYGYLKVDTTIFTRFRSGFVSGPADELEVQETPEEVADKEPLLLPVHNGLAHSPAVPSGEEDVPEGHSVQRTVVDVVVEQLTAATERLTPVWLEPLPRRLSLGALLNHRLTGGPTSLTATEAGARAAAPGGTPGDGAAALTADGEGTLSVPIGLLDDPAQQRQDEWRLDLTVGGGHVSVLGAPQSGRTTFLWTLAASAALCLSPRRLAFYGLDATGGGLSRLVGLPNVGGIATRGDRERMRRVLEEMVSMLNDREAVMSRHRLDSLEALRHEHAAGRLPELPSADVVLLLDGLGALRADFSELEDLVDDVLRRGGGLGVHVVATLSRANDLRMAQQPLVGTKLELRLNDPQDSAIARKLSQTLRADAPGRVLRQDKLFAHIALPLLEGEHTNVGAGLEALARRTVDSWPGARPAQVRLLPEVIDPLSLPDAEELPDLLPLGLMQDTMEPACLDPTSLDPHLVVLGDSGCGKTTVLRGVVETLVERHTPAELVVGLYDVRRGVLSACPEDYLGGHATSSATAIGLSNAIASELAQRSEALASGSHVEGPRIVLVVDDYEILAAGGQTVLAPVLPYLPSARDLHLTIVLARPVAGIGSAMFEQALQALRDTGATCLLMDGDRSEGQIFGMRPEHLAPGRGWWIRRGRRPRLCQVADFSDPTAPART, from the coding sequence ATGATCGATGTCATCCACAGGCCGGGCAGGATTGTCCCCCCGGCTCTGCCTCCCGAGCCCGTGGTCGTCCCCGACCCCCCGCAGCTCACCGACACCGGGTCCGGACAGGGCTTCCCCTTCCAGATGCTCGTCCCGCTGCTCGGCGCCGGCTCCTCGATGCTCATGATGACCGTCATGCGTGCGAACCCCGTGTTCGCACTCCTGGGCGCCGTCATGATGGTCATCACCGCCGTCGCCATGATCTCGGCCCTGCTCTCACGCCGCTTCAGCGCCGCCCGAACCCGATCCGCCAAGCGCGAGCAGTACCTCGACAAGCTCCTCACAGCCAACGAAGAGGCCACCGCGCTCGCCAACGAGCTGCGCCGGGCCCTCACCGTCTCCCATCCCGGCCCCCAGGCGCTCGCCCGCCTCGCCACCGCGCCCGAGCGACGCTGGGAACGGCGGCGCTACCACCCTGACTTCCTCAGCCTGCGCGTAGGCGTCGGCGACATCCCCGTCACCCTCGCCACCGCCTCCCCGTCCACCACGCCCACCGAGACCGACCCGGTCCTGAAAGACCAGGCGCGGGCCATCGTTGACGCGCACTGCCTGCTGCGCACCGCCCCCGCCGTCGTCGATCTCGACAGTGCCGGGATCGTCTCCGTCGTCGGCCCGGTCGACGTCACCCGGACGCTCGCCCGCAGCCTCGTCGTCCAGGCGGCCGTCCTGCACGCCCCGGAGGACCTGCGCATCGCCCTCGCCTACGACACCGCTGACGCCGACGCGTGGGACAGCGTGTCGCGGCTGCCGCACCTGAGGATGCACGGCGTCTTCGACGGGCCGGTGGCGATGCGGCGCACCGCCCCCGACGTCGAGCAGCTCAGTGTCCTGCTCAAGCCCGAGCTGGCCGCCATCTCCCAGCAGGTCACCCAGTACCCGAGCATCGCAAGCGCCGGCCACACCACCGGCCCACGGACCCTCGCCGTCATCGAGGACGACGGGGCTGCTCACGAGCTCACCCTGCCGGACTCGGGCGTGCGCAGCGCCGACCTTGGCATCACCGAGCTCCATCTCGTCACCGACCGCCTCAACGAGCCCAGCGACCCGTCGGTGCGCCTGACCGCACGCCCCGACGGCACCGTCCTCATCGAAGACCTCCGCGAGCACGAGGACGCCCGGGCCCTCACCGCAGCGAGTCTTGTGTGCACCCCGGAGCCTCTGGGCCCCGCGATCGCCGAGGGCATCGTGCGCACGCTCACCCCACTGAGCCTCGGGCGGGTCGCTGAGAGAGAGGACGCCTCCGCCGAGTCCACTTCTCTGGAGGATCTGCTCGGCGTCGAGGACCCCCGGGCGATCGACATCGCCCGCGCCTGGGCACCGCGCTCCGCACGCGACTTCCTGCGCGTGCCCATTGGCTCCGACGACTCCGGCCGGCCCCTCCTGCTCGACCTCAAGGAGTCCGCCCAGCTCGGCCAGGGGCCCCACGGCCTGTGCGTCGGGGCCACCGGCTCGGGCAAGTCCGAGCTCCTGCGCACCCTCGTCACCGCCCTCGCCACCACCCACAGCCCCGAGGACCTGGCCATGATCCTCGTCGACTACAAGGGCGGGGCCGCCTTCGCCCCCTTCGAGACCCTGCCCCACGTCGTCGGCCTCATGGACAACCTGGCCGACGACCCCGGTCTCACCGAGCGGGCCCACGCCTCCATCCAGGGCGAGGTCGTGCGCCGCCAGCGCCAGTTGCGCGACGCCGGCAGCTCGCCGGACATCGGCCACTACCGCAGGCTGCGCGCCCAGCACCCCGAGATGGCGCCGATGCCGCACCTGTTCCTCATCATCGACGAGTTCGGTGAGCTGCTGACCGCCAACCCCGACTTCGTCGACCTGCTGCTGACCATCGGGCGGATCGGCCGCTCCATCGGCGTCCACCTGCTCCTGTCCAGCCAGCGCATCGAGGGCGGCAAGCTCCGCGGCCTCGACACCTACCTGTCCTACCGGATCTGCCTGCGCACCTTCACTGAGTCCGAGTCCTCCACCGTCATCGGCACGAACGACGCCTTCCACCTGCCCTCCTCCCCCGGCTACGGCTACCTCAAGGTGGACACGACGATCTTCACCCGCTTCCGTTCCGGCTTTGTCTCCGGCCCCGCCGACGAGCTCGAGGTGCAGGAGACGCCGGAGGAGGTGGCTGACAAGGAGCCCCTGCTCCTGCCCGTACACAATGGGCTCGCGCACAGCCCGGCCGTCCCGTCGGGCGAGGAGGATGTGCCCGAGGGTCACTCCGTGCAACGCACCGTCGTCGACGTCGTCGTCGAGCAGCTCACGGCGGCCACCGAGCGCCTTACGCCCGTGTGGCTTGAGCCCCTGCCTCGGCGCCTGAGCCTGGGAGCGCTCCTGAACCACCGCCTGACCGGCGGGCCGACGTCGCTCACGGCCACCGAGGCGGGAGCGCGCGCCGCCGCACCCGGCGGTACCCCCGGCGACGGGGCGGCGGCGCTCACCGCCGACGGCGAGGGGACGCTGAGCGTGCCGATCGGTCTTCTCGACGACCCCGCCCAGCAGCGCCAAGACGAGTGGCGGCTCGATCTCACCGTCGGTGGCGGGCACGTCTCGGTCCTTGGCGCACCCCAGTCGGGACGCACCACCTTCCTGTGGACGCTCGCCGCCTCCGCCGCCTTGTGCCTGTCTCCCCGGCGCCTGGCCTTCTACGGCCTCGACGCCACCGGGGGCGGCCTGTCCCGCCTCGTCGGCCTGCCCAACGTCGGGGGCATCGCCACCCGGGGCGACCGCGAGCGCATGCGCCGGGTCCTGGAGGAGATGGTCTCGATGCTCAACGACCGCGAGGCCGTTATGTCCCGCCACCGCCTCGACTCCCTCGAGGCCCTGCGTCACGAGCACGCCGCCGGCAGGCTGCCCGAGCTGCCCAGCGCTGACGTCGTGCTCCTCCTCGACGGCCTCGGGGCGCTACGCGCTGACTTCTCCGAGCTGGAGGACCTCGTCGACGACGTCCTGCGGCGCGGCGGCGGGCTCGGCGTCCACGTCGTGGCCACCCTCTCGCGCGCCAACGACCTGCGCATGGCCCAGCAGCCCCTCGTCGGCACGAAGCTGGAGCTGCGGCTCAACGACCCGCAGGACTCGGCGATCGCCCGTAAGCTCTCCCAGACCCTGAGAGCGGACGCGCCCGGGCGGGTGCTGCGACAGGACAAGCTCTTCGCCCACATCGCGCTGCCCCTGCTCGAGGGCGAGCACACGAACGTGGGCGCCGGCCTGGAGGCGCTGGCCCGCCGGACCGTCGACTCGTGGCCCGGCGCCCGGCCCGCCCAGGTGCGCCTGCTGCCGGAGGTCATCGACCCGCTCAGCCTGCCCGACGCCGAGGAGCTGCCCGACCTGCTGCCGCTGGGCCTCATGCAGGACACGATGGAGCCGGCCTGCCTCGACCCGACGTCGCTCGACCCGCACCTCGTGGTGCTCGGCGACTCCGGTTGCGGCAAGACGACCGTCCTGCGTGGCGTCGTAGAGACACTTGTGGAACGGCACACGCCCGCCGAGCTCGTCGTCGGCCTCTACGACGTGCGACGCGGCGTGCTGTCAGCCTGCCCGGAGGACTACCTCGGCGGGCACGCCACCTCCTCGGCGACGGCGATCGGCCTGTCCAACGCCATCGCCTCCGAGCTCGCCCAGCGCTCCGAGGCGTTGGCCTCCGGCAGCCACGTCGAGGGCCCGCGTATCGTCCTCGTCGTCGACGACTACGAGATCCTCGCCGCCGGCGGGCAGACGGTCCTGGCCCCCGTCCTGCCGTACCTGCCCTCCGCGCGCGACCTGCACCTCACCATCGTCCTGGCCCGCCCCGTCGCCGGCATCGGCTCGGCGATGTTCGAGCAGGCCCTCCAGGCGCTGCGCGACACGGGCGCCACCTGCCTGCTCATGGACGGCGACCGCTCCGAGGGGCAGATCTTCGGGATGCGTCCCGAGCACCTGGCACCCGGGCGCGGCTGGTGGATCCGGCGCGGGCGCAGGCCCCGCCTGTGCCAAGTCGCCGACTTCTCCGACCCCACCGCCCCCGCCCGTACGTGA
- a CDS encoding Dps family protein has product MMNTVSAPSTLPTFTATPELTDALQRALVDVTALSLVTKQIHWNVVGPNFRDIHLGLDEVVAIARDASDTIAERMRAVNAVPDARPDTVSDSTLPTAPAELTIVADAVTYEVAAINAVVTTLRGIHKVVDETDAMSSGIIEDVTLKLEQQAWFLSAQNYTA; this is encoded by the coding sequence ATGATGAACACAGTTTCTGCTCCGTCCACTCTGCCCACCTTCACCGCCACCCCTGAGCTCACCGACGCCCTCCAGCGCGCCCTCGTTGACGTGACCGCGCTTTCCCTCGTCACCAAGCAGATCCACTGGAACGTCGTCGGCCCCAACTTCCGCGACATCCACCTGGGCCTCGACGAGGTCGTCGCGATTGCCCGCGACGCCTCCGACACCATCGCCGAGCGCATGCGCGCCGTCAACGCCGTCCCCGACGCCCGCCCCGACACCGTCTCCGACTCCACTCTGCCGACGGCGCCCGCCGAGCTCACGATCGTCGCCGACGCCGTCACCTACGAGGTCGCGGCCATCAACGCCGTCGTCACCACTCTGCGTGGTATCCACAAGGTCGTCGACGAGACCGATGCCATGTCCTCCGGCATCATCGAGGACGTCACCCTGAAGCTCGAGCAGCAGGCCTGGTTCCTCTCCGCCCAGAACTACACCGCCTGA
- the trxA gene encoding thioredoxin: MATVNITGEQFNETVRGEGITLVDFWASWCGPCRRFAPIFEKASEDNPDLTFAKVDTEAEQGLAAALGISSIPTLMVFRDDVLIYREAGALPAKALDALIVQARELDMDEVRKQIAEMQEEQA, translated from the coding sequence ATGGCCACCGTCAACATCACCGGCGAGCAGTTCAACGAGACCGTCCGAGGCGAGGGCATCACCCTCGTGGACTTCTGGGCGTCCTGGTGCGGTCCGTGCCGGCGCTTCGCCCCGATCTTCGAGAAGGCCTCCGAGGACAACCCGGACCTGACCTTCGCGAAGGTGGACACTGAGGCCGAGCAGGGCCTGGCCGCCGCCCTGGGCATCTCCTCCATCCCGACCCTCATGGTCTTCCGTGACGACGTGCTCATCTACCGCGAGGCGGGCGCCCTGCCGGCGAAGGCCCTCGACGCGCTCATCGTCCAGGCGCGTGAGCTGGACATGGACGAGGTGCGCAAGCAGATCGCCGAGATGCAGGAGGAGCAGGCCTGA
- a CDS encoding aspartate-semialdehyde dehydrogenase, with protein MSVNEYVGPADGVSVAVVGATGQVGRVMRAMLDERDFPAARVRFFSSARSAGQVVEFRGAKVEVEDVATADLSGIDVAIFSAGGTASREHAPRFAAAGAVVVDNSSAWRKDPEVPLVVSEVNPQAIAERSKGIIANPNCTTMAIMSALKVLHEEAGLVRFIASTYQAVSGSGRAGVAELAGQVRAVAEKDIEALALDGRAVDFPEPGVYVDTIAFNAVAWAGGDAGDGSGETDEEQKLRNESRRILSIPDLKVSGTCVRIPVFSGHGVSVSAEFERAISAERAIELLRAAPGITYDDVPSPLKSAGRDGTFVGRVRADQAWEPGHGIAFFAVGDNLRKGAALNAVEIAELVAAELRAARA; from the coding sequence ATGAGTGTCAACGAGTACGTCGGCCCCGCCGACGGCGTGAGCGTCGCCGTCGTCGGTGCGACCGGGCAGGTCGGCCGTGTCATGCGTGCCATGCTCGACGAGCGCGACTTCCCCGCCGCCCGCGTGCGCTTCTTCTCCTCAGCCCGCTCCGCCGGGCAGGTCGTCGAGTTCCGCGGCGCCAAGGTGGAGGTCGAGGACGTCGCCACCGCGGACCTGTCGGGCATCGACGTCGCCATCTTCTCCGCCGGGGGCACCGCCTCCCGGGAGCACGCCCCCCGCTTCGCCGCCGCGGGCGCCGTCGTGGTGGACAACTCCTCCGCCTGGCGCAAGGACCCGGAGGTCCCGCTGGTGGTCTCCGAGGTCAACCCGCAGGCCATCGCCGAGCGCTCCAAGGGCATCATCGCCAACCCCAACTGCACGACCATGGCGATCATGTCGGCGCTCAAGGTCCTGCACGAGGAGGCCGGGCTCGTGCGCTTCATCGCCTCCACCTACCAGGCGGTCTCCGGCTCCGGGCGCGCCGGCGTGGCCGAGCTCGCCGGTCAGGTGCGCGCCGTCGCCGAGAAGGACATCGAGGCCCTGGCCCTGGACGGGCGCGCCGTGGACTTCCCCGAGCCGGGCGTCTACGTCGACACCATCGCCTTCAACGCGGTCGCGTGGGCGGGCGGCGACGCCGGCGACGGCTCGGGCGAGACGGATGAGGAGCAGAAGCTGCGCAACGAGTCGCGCAGGATCCTGTCGATCCCGGACCTCAAGGTCTCCGGCACCTGCGTGCGCATCCCGGTCTTCTCCGGCCACGGCGTGAGCGTGTCCGCCGAGTTCGAGCGGGCGATCAGCGCTGAGCGGGCGATCGAGCTGCTGCGCGCCGCGCCCGGGATCACCTACGACGACGTGCCCAGCCCTCTCAAGAGTGCCGGCCGTGACGGCACCTTCGTGGGTCGGGTGCGTGCGGACCAGGCGTGGGAGCCCGGCCACGGTATTGCCTTCTTCGCCGTCGGCGACAACCTGCGCAAGGGTGCGGCGCTCAACGCGGTGGAGATTGCCGAGCTGGTGGCTGCCGAGCTGCGGGCCGCGCGCGCCTGA
- a CDS encoding aspartate kinase, producing the protein MALVVQKYGGSSVSDVEAMRRVAKRVVATRNAGNTVVVVVSAMGDTTDELLDMADALTAQAPGREMDILLSAGERISMSLLAMAINELGVPARAYTGAQAGVLTDSKYGKASIVGVLPERVARAIQVGAVAVVAGFQGINEVEDVTTLGRGGSDTTAVALAAALKADVCEIYTDVDGLFSADPRIVPSAHRIESLTSEETLEMAANGAKILHLRAVEYARRFGVPIHVRSSFSDKTGTWIVDGSREDRPAIPAVAAHLDKVLDDDPEAHPAERRGPRPARSLSALGVASVDAVTGTVVAPEGAEQPNATLVDEAHQTAIATRAQARTRTSAKENNVEAPVISGIAHDRSQDKITLVGVPDVPGAAARIFAIVAGTETNIDMIVQDVSASGSNLTNISFTCPDGDSAAAREALEAAQDELGFAALEFNPNIGKLSLVGAGMRSHPGVSARLFSALCEAGVNIQMISTSEIRISVVVDDAVLDEAVRAVHTAFGLDASTAEAVVYGGTGR; encoded by the coding sequence ATGGCCCTGGTCGTGCAGAAGTACGGCGGCTCGTCCGTGAGCGACGTCGAGGCGATGCGTCGCGTCGCCAAGCGCGTCGTCGCCACCCGCAACGCCGGCAACACCGTCGTCGTGGTCGTCTCCGCCATGGGTGACACCACCGACGAGCTGCTCGACATGGCCGACGCCCTGACCGCCCAGGCTCCCGGGCGCGAGATGGACATCCTCCTGTCCGCAGGCGAGCGCATCTCCATGAGCCTGCTCGCCATGGCCATCAACGAGCTCGGCGTGCCCGCCCGCGCCTACACCGGCGCCCAGGCCGGCGTCCTCACCGACTCCAAGTACGGCAAGGCCTCCATCGTCGGCGTCCTGCCCGAGCGCGTGGCCCGCGCCATCCAGGTCGGCGCCGTCGCCGTCGTCGCCGGCTTCCAGGGCATCAACGAGGTCGAGGACGTCACCACGCTCGGCCGCGGCGGCTCCGACACCACCGCCGTCGCCCTGGCCGCCGCCCTCAAGGCCGACGTCTGCGAGATCTACACCGACGTCGACGGCCTGTTCTCCGCCGACCCGCGCATCGTGCCCAGCGCCCACCGCATCGAGTCCCTCACCAGCGAGGAGACCCTGGAGATGGCGGCCAACGGCGCCAAGATCCTGCACCTGCGGGCCGTGGAGTACGCCCGACGCTTCGGCGTGCCGATCCACGTGCGCTCCTCCTTCTCGGACAAGACCGGCACCTGGATCGTCGATGGCTCCCGCGAGGACCGCCCGGCCATCCCCGCCGTTGCGGCCCACCTTGACAAGGTCCTCGACGACGACCCCGAGGCCCACCCGGCCGAGCGCAGGGGCCCCAGGCCGGCACGCAGCCTCTCCGCCCTGGGCGTGGCGAGCGTCGACGCCGTCACTGGCACCGTCGTCGCCCCCGAAGGTGCCGAGCAGCCCAACGCCACGCTCGTGGACGAGGCCCATCAGACCGCCATCGCCACGCGCGCCCAGGCGCGCACCCGCACGTCAGCCAAGGAGAACAACGTGGAAGCCCCTGTCATCTCCGGCATCGCCCACGACCGCAGCCAGGACAAGATCACCCTGGTCGGGGTCCCGGACGTCCCCGGTGCCGCCGCCCGCATCTTTGCCATCGTCGCGGGCACCGAGACCAACATCGACATGATCGTCCAGGACGTCTCCGCCTCCGGCAGCAACCTGACGAACATCTCCTTCACCTGTCCCGACGGCGACTCCGCCGCCGCCCGTGAGGCCCTGGAGGCGGCACAGGACGAGCTGGGCTTCGCCGCCCTCGAGTTCAACCCGAACATCGGCAAGCTCTCCCTCGTGGGCGCGGGTATGCGCTCCCACCCCGGCGTCTCGGCCCGGCTCTTCTCCGCCCTGTGTGAGGCGGGGGTCAACATCCAGATGATCTCGACCTCGGAGATCCGCATCTCCGTCGTCGTCGACGACGCCGTCCTGGACGAGGCCGTGCGCGCCGTCCACACGGCCTTCGGGCTGGACGCCTCCACCGCCGAGGCGGTCGTCTACGGCGGCACGGGCCGCTGA
- a CDS encoding NAD(P)H-binding protein, translated as MSRIVIVGGHGKVALLLAPLLVERGDDVISLIRDAAQADDVAATGAQPLVLSVEEAGVDELAAAFAGADAIVWSAGAAGKGGPQRTDAVDRQAAIRTMEAAERAGARRYVMVSFIGSHGRIPDDHPLRAYAVAKLAADRHLQATGLDWTILGPGVLTAEESSGRITVSRMGSDDGVGARLLTSRANVAAVAAAVLADDRTIHRVIPFFDGGTPIAEAVADVPVELADLDT; from the coding sequence ATGTCCCGCATCGTCATCGTCGGCGGCCACGGCAAGGTCGCCCTGTTGCTCGCGCCCCTGCTCGTGGAGCGCGGCGACGACGTCATCTCCCTCATCCGCGACGCCGCCCAGGCCGACGATGTCGCGGCCACCGGCGCGCAGCCGCTGGTCCTGAGCGTCGAGGAGGCCGGCGTTGACGAGCTGGCCGCGGCCTTCGCCGGGGCCGACGCGATCGTCTGGTCCGCCGGTGCCGCGGGCAAGGGTGGGCCGCAGCGCACCGATGCCGTCGACCGCCAAGCCGCCATCCGCACCATGGAGGCCGCCGAGCGGGCCGGGGCGCGCCGCTATGTCATGGTCTCCTTCATCGGATCGCACGGGCGCATCCCCGATGACCACCCGCTGCGCGCCTATGCCGTGGCCAAGCTCGCCGCTGACCGCCACTTGCAGGCCACGGGCCTGGACTGGACGATCCTCGGCCCCGGCGTGCTCACCGCCGAGGAGTCGAGCGGCCGGATCACCGTTTCCCGGATGGGATCCGACGACGGCGTGGGGGCGCGCCTCCTCACCTCGCGCGCGAATGTGGCCGCGGTGGCCGCTGCCGTGCTCGCGGATGACCGGACGATCCACCGGGTCATCCCCTTCTTCGACGGCGGCACCCCCATCGCCGAGGCGGTCGCGGACGTGCCCGTCGAGCTCGCCGATCTCGACACCTGA
- the recR gene encoding recombination mediator RecR gives MPAVYEGAVQDLIDELGELPGIGPKSAQRMAFHILSSDTASVERLIDALRAVKARVRFCTTCGNIAEAEQCTICADPRRDQSVICVVEEPKDVVAIERTREYRGLYHVLGGAIDPINGVGPDDLRVRELFARLGGEVGEVILATDPDVVGEATAAYLTRMLRTMDVPVSRLASGLPVGSDLEYADEVTLGRAFEGRRRVDA, from the coding sequence ATGCCCGCCGTCTACGAAGGCGCTGTCCAGGACCTTATCGACGAGCTCGGGGAACTGCCCGGCATCGGCCCCAAGTCCGCCCAGCGGATGGCTTTCCACATCCTGTCTTCCGATACCGCCAGCGTCGAGCGCCTCATCGACGCCCTGCGCGCCGTCAAGGCCCGCGTGCGCTTCTGCACTACCTGCGGCAATATCGCCGAGGCCGAGCAGTGCACTATCTGCGCCGACCCGCGCCGCGACCAGAGCGTCATCTGCGTGGTCGAGGAGCCCAAGGACGTCGTCGCCATCGAACGCACCCGCGAGTACCGGGGTCTGTACCACGTCCTTGGTGGGGCCATCGACCCCATCAACGGCGTCGGCCCCGACGACCTGCGCGTGCGTGAGCTCTTCGCCCGCCTGGGTGGGGAGGTCGGCGAGGTCATCCTGGCCACGGACCCCGACGTCGTCGGGGAGGCCACCGCCGCCTACCTCACCCGCATGTTGCGCACCATGGACGTGCCCGTCTCCCGCCTCGCCTCCGGTCTGCCGGTCGGCAGCGACCTGGAGTACGCCGACGAGGTCACGCTCGGACGCGCCTTCGAGGGCCGCCGCCGCGTCGACGCCTGA